One Mesorhizobium loti genomic window carries:
- a CDS encoding Heme peroxidase family protein, whose protein sequence is MTADPEKTGDGRPMAAAETDKHIQDDEENTGIAAGYTYLGQFIDHDITFDPSSLLMQMNDPDSLVDFRTPRLDLDSVYGRGPADQPYLYIDGKFRLGKQLFELNKPSPSRDLPRYRDPENPGSAARALIGDKRNDENVIVSQLHGIFMRLHNRLMDEPKLKGATFDEVQRMVRWHYQYVVLNDFLPRICGAGLIDEILPHRRSVASAAEKKPKLQFFHWRNMPYMPLEFSVAGYRFGHSMVRPIYRLNTELNGGDDPLSATPDEKARGLAGRFFIFAGVASRGLNGFNEFPTQWAIDWSLFFDIDGSGKKGGKHRAQPAYKIDTSLVNPLGFLPEFSKTVPASPPLTLAQLQAQPIDPKNDPANLASRNLLRGLALRMPSGQSVARAMGVPVIPDADLKIGKAVLDDMKTAKSVVDIDGEFADNAPLWYYVLAEAQHDWFKRASKKGSKGDEEPAHLGPVGGRIVAETLVGLAYGDGHSYLIQDPNWEPPIGGRSLTMGHLIKYALGG, encoded by the coding sequence ATGACGGCCGACCCCGAGAAAACCGGGGACGGCAGGCCCATGGCCGCGGCCGAGACAGACAAGCATATTCAGGACGACGAGGAAAATACCGGCATCGCGGCAGGATATACCTATCTCGGCCAGTTCATCGACCACGACATCACTTTCGACCCTTCATCCTTGCTGATGCAGATGAACGATCCGGACAGTCTGGTGGATTTCAGGACGCCCCGCCTAGACCTGGACAGCGTCTACGGCCGTGGGCCGGCGGATCAACCCTATTTGTATATCGATGGCAAGTTTCGGCTGGGCAAACAGCTGTTCGAGCTGAACAAGCCTTCGCCGTCGCGTGATCTCCCGCGCTACCGCGATCCGGAAAATCCCGGTTCCGCGGCGCGTGCGCTGATTGGGGACAAGCGCAACGATGAGAACGTCATCGTCTCCCAGTTACACGGCATATTCATGCGGTTGCACAACCGGCTGATGGACGAGCCAAAACTGAAAGGAGCCACCTTCGATGAAGTCCAGCGCATGGTGCGTTGGCACTATCAGTATGTGGTTCTCAACGACTTCCTGCCGCGCATCTGTGGTGCTGGGTTGATCGACGAAATACTCCCCCACCGCCGGTCAGTTGCCAGTGCCGCCGAAAAGAAGCCCAAGCTTCAGTTCTTCCATTGGCGCAACATGCCCTACATGCCATTGGAATTTTCGGTCGCCGGCTACCGGTTTGGCCATTCGATGGTGAGGCCGATCTATCGGCTGAATACCGAGCTGAATGGGGGCGACGATCCGTTGTCGGCGACACCTGACGAGAAGGCTCGCGGACTTGCCGGCCGCTTCTTCATATTTGCCGGCGTCGCCAGCAGAGGCTTGAACGGTTTCAACGAATTTCCAACCCAATGGGCCATCGACTGGAGCTTGTTCTTCGACATCGACGGCTCAGGCAAGAAGGGCGGCAAGCATCGGGCTCAGCCGGCGTACAAGATCGACACGTCGCTGGTGAACCCGCTTGGGTTCCTTCCGGAGTTTTCAAAGACGGTGCCGGCTTCACCGCCGCTCACGCTCGCACAACTGCAAGCCCAGCCGATCGACCCGAAGAACGACCCGGCCAATCTCGCGTCCCGCAATCTGCTTCGCGGCCTCGCTTTGCGTATGCCAAGCGGCCAGAGCGTGGCGCGGGCGATGGGTGTGCCGGTTATTCCCGATGCCGATCTGAAGATAGGAAAAGCCGTCCTCGATGACATGAAAACTGCCAAGAGCGTAGTCGATATCGATGGGGAATTCGCTGACAATGCGCCGCTTTGGTACTATGTGCTGGCGGAAGCGCAGCACGACTGGTTCAAGCGCGCGTCGAAAAAGGGCAGCAAGGGCGACGAAGAGCCGGCCCATCTGGGCCCGGTTGGAGGTCGTATCGTTGCGGAAACGCTGGTCGGCCTGGCCTATGGAGACGGTCATTCGTATCTGATCCAGGACCCGAACTGGGAACCGCCTATCGGAGGCAGGTCCCTGACCATGGGCCATCTGATAAAATATGCGCTTGGTGGCTGA
- a CDS encoding cytosine deaminase, which translates to MPAFVEGHIHLDTSFYGDVWRPHIPCTNGFDVRERVAFQAQNLAAAAPMAERAKNQLELCIGNGSLAMRSHVMVDALVGLKHVETILAVREKYRDLIDIQLVAFPQNGILSSPGTAELLDEALKLGHLDVVFALAQKHGAGVDIHLHDGGTLGLFQVEEIAARAKALGMAGHVVVSHAYGLGDIPANVLAKAGAMLAAAGVAIMTNAPGNHAFPPVAALRQAGVTVFSGSDNIRDSWWPYGDGDMLSRANMIGYRSGFYEDHELAAAFDVVTHAGAKALGLEDYGIVVGASADFIAMPAQHVPEAVVAVPKDRTVYRRGRAVASGGTILAR; encoded by the coding sequence GTGCCGGCCTTTGTCGAAGGGCATATCCATCTCGACACCTCGTTTTATGGCGACGTCTGGCGCCCGCATATTCCTTGCACCAACGGGTTCGACGTGCGCGAGCGCGTGGCTTTCCAGGCGCAGAACCTTGCTGCCGCCGCGCCGATGGCGGAACGCGCCAAGAATCAGCTCGAACTCTGCATCGGCAATGGCAGCCTGGCCATGCGCAGCCATGTCATGGTCGATGCCTTGGTCGGGCTGAAACATGTCGAAACCATCCTGGCCGTGCGTGAAAAATACCGCGACCTCATCGACATCCAGCTCGTCGCCTTTCCTCAAAACGGCATTCTGTCGTCTCCCGGTACGGCAGAGCTTCTGGATGAGGCGCTGAAGCTCGGCCATCTCGATGTGGTGTTTGCCCTGGCGCAGAAACATGGCGCCGGCGTCGACATCCATCTGCATGATGGCGGCACGCTCGGCCTGTTCCAGGTCGAGGAGATCGCGGCGCGGGCAAAGGCGCTCGGCATGGCAGGCCATGTCGTGGTCAGCCACGCCTACGGGCTTGGCGACATCCCGGCCAATGTGTTGGCGAAGGCCGGCGCGATGCTGGCGGCGGCCGGGGTGGCGATCATGACCAACGCGCCCGGCAACCATGCCTTCCCGCCGGTGGCGGCCCTGCGGCAGGCCGGCGTCACCGTGTTCAGCGGCTCCGACAACATCCGCGATTCCTGGTGGCCCTATGGCGATGGCGACATGCTTTCCCGAGCCAACATGATCGGCTACCGCTCCGGTTTCTACGAGGACCACGAACTGGCGGCCGCCTTTGATGTGGTGACCCATGCCGGCGCCAAGGCGCTGGGCCTGGAGGACTACGGCATTGTCGTCGGCGCCAGCGCCGACTTCATCGCCATGCCGGCGCAGCACGTGCCCGAGGCGGTGGTGGCCGTGCCGAAGGACCGCACGGTCTATCGCCGGGGCAGGGCGGTGGCGAGCGGCGGGACGATACTGGCGCGCTGA
- a CDS encoding Fibronectin type III domain protein gives MVLDHAFGNDSARSTLSVAKAIDESCSLKERPGASSGTDEFNIRSKVRNLSRIVEELSEYTKSKFVGRAEFIRKIAMELHGAG, from the coding sequence GTGGTGCTGGACCACGCATTCGGGAACGACAGCGCGCGCTCTACGTTAAGTGTCGCTAAGGCAATCGACGAATCGTGTTCCCTGAAGGAGCGCCCGGGTGCGTCTTCGGGCACAGATGAATTTAATATTCGCTCTAAGGTTCGAAATCTATCACGTATTGTTGAAGAATTGAGTGAATATACGAAATCGAAATTTGTCGGGCGTGCCGAATTTATTCGGAAAATTGCGATGGAACTTCACGGCGCTGGCTGA
- a CDS encoding alpha/beta hydrolase superfamily enzyme, predicted hydrolase, whose protein sequence is MGPNSPIFLSGARKLMPTSFLFDGFDTAPVTILLAHGAGASMDSPSMTATAKALAAAGFQVARFEFHYMAARRYGHRKPPPRAETVNPEYIKAIADLRARGVTGKLIIGGKSMGGRVASMVADEMFAKGEISGLLCLGYPFHPPGKPDQLRTKHLIGLKTPTLIFQGTRDEFGTRDEVAGYGLSDAIEVVWLEDGDHDLKPRKSVSGFSTADHLKTLAETVRVWADRI, encoded by the coding sequence GTGGGGCCGAACTCTCCTATCTTTCTCTCGGGAGCCCGCAAACTGATGCCCACTAGCTTCCTCTTCGACGGCTTCGACACCGCTCCCGTCACCATCCTGCTCGCGCATGGCGCCGGCGCTTCGATGGATTCGCCCTCGATGACCGCCACCGCCAAGGCGCTGGCCGCCGCCGGCTTCCAGGTGGCGCGCTTCGAATTCCACTATATGGCGGCCCGCCGCTATGGCCACCGCAAGCCGCCGCCGCGCGCCGAGACGGTGAACCCGGAATATATCAAGGCGATCGCCGATCTCAGGGCCAGGGGCGTGACCGGGAAACTCATCATCGGCGGCAAGTCGATGGGCGGGCGCGTCGCCTCGATGGTTGCGGACGAGATGTTTGCCAAGGGTGAGATTTCGGGCCTGCTGTGCCTCGGCTATCCCTTCCATCCGCCCGGCAAACCTGACCAGCTGCGCACGAAGCATCTGATAGGGCTGAAGACGCCGACGCTGATTTTTCAAGGCACGCGCGACGAGTTCGGCACGCGGGACGAGGTGGCGGGGTATGGGTTGTCCGATGCGATCGAGGTGGTGTGGCTGGAGGATGGCGACCACGATCTGAAGCCGCGCAAGAGCGTGTCGGGGTTCTCGACCGCCGATCATCTGAAGACGCTGGCGGAGACGGTGAGGGTGTGGGCGGACAGGATTTAG
- a CDS encoding glycoside hydrolase 25: MPNFNGVVDISHHNGNVNLVNAAADGIVGVIQKATQGQQGVDPTYTRNRGRAASANLLWGAYHFGTGSDGVRQAENFLNTVGNPNQVLLVLDFEPNPTGPSMTLEEARAFVTHIREKTGRFPGFYSGHYIKQLLGTGSDPILSQCWFWLAQYGPTPVVPPNWQSWTLWQYTDGAFGPEPHTVRGIGRSDRDFYNGDKAGLLGFWAANS, encoded by the coding sequence ATGCCGAACTTTAATGGTGTTGTCGATATTTCTCATCACAATGGGAACGTCAATCTCGTCAATGCTGCCGCTGACGGCATCGTTGGCGTCATCCAAAAAGCAACGCAAGGTCAGCAAGGTGTTGATCCCACTTATACAAGAAATCGTGGTCGAGCAGCTTCGGCTAACCTCCTCTGGGGCGCTTACCATTTCGGAACCGGCAGCGACGGCGTAAGACAAGCCGAAAACTTCCTCAACACCGTAGGAAATCCGAACCAGGTGCTGCTGGTTCTGGATTTCGAGCCAAACCCCACTGGACCGAGCATGACCCTTGAGGAGGCGCGCGCCTTCGTCACTCATATCCGTGAAAAGACAGGGCGGTTTCCGGGCTTCTATTCCGGCCACTACATCAAGCAATTGCTGGGCACAGGCTCCGACCCGATCCTTTCACAATGCTGGTTCTGGCTGGCGCAATACGGGCCGACCCCGGTTGTTCCGCCGAACTGGCAAAGCTGGACGCTCTGGCAATACACAGATGGCGCCTTTGGTCCCGAACCGCACACTGTTCGCGGGATTGGCCGGTCTGACCGCGACTTCTACAATGGCGACAAAGCGGGCCTGCTTGGCTTCTGGGCGGCCAATTCTTGA
- a CDS encoding RING finger protein, translating to MDGLVDLPTKPRQRVCLGTFPTALSPPDYIGTMAAGLSHLAKIAEHPMDIAGTEQGLSDLLRTPPKTLVPQGKPSGSMSLERALKGTFGMSASLMKRPHGFRAMSA from the coding sequence ATGGATGGGCTGGTAGACCTTCCCACAAAGCCACGCCAGAGGGTATGCCTGGGTACCTTCCCGACGGCACTATCGCCGCCTGATTATATCGGCACTATGGCTGCCGGATTATCTCATCTGGCTAAAATAGCAGAACATCCGATGGACATTGCCGGAACCGAACAGGGCCTATCGGACCTTTTACGGACACCACCTAAGACCTTGGTCCCACAGGGAAAACCGAGCGGTTCGATGTCGCTGGAGCGAGCCCTCAAGGGGACATTCGGCATGAGCGCCTCTCTGATGAAACGCCCTCATGGGTTCCGCGCAATGTCCGCGTAA
- a CDS encoding Fic family protein: MTIAPNYPEGATPLDPNELGGLKYRHITTQAELDELEQANITSGLLWLSRTRRKDILTDGFAIELHRRLFGEVWNWAGTFRTTGKNIGVDPMQIGVQLRAALDDAVYWMDHGTYAPVEAAVRLHHRVVFIHPFANGNGRHARILADAMLEKLYGVDPINWTAGADLLKMNERRAAYISALKAADRHDIGPLLTFVGLAGRQQS; the protein is encoded by the coding sequence ATGACGATTGCGCCCAATTATCCCGAGGGTGCGACGCCGCTTGATCCCAATGAACTCGGCGGACTGAAGTACAGGCACATCACGACCCAGGCCGAACTCGATGAACTGGAGCAGGCCAACATCACGTCCGGCCTGTTGTGGCTCTCCCGGACACGAAGGAAGGACATCCTCACCGACGGCTTCGCCATCGAGCTTCACCGGCGGCTGTTCGGCGAGGTGTGGAATTGGGCCGGAACCTTCAGGACCACCGGTAAGAACATCGGCGTCGATCCAATGCAAATCGGGGTGCAGTTGCGCGCAGCACTGGATGATGCAGTCTACTGGATGGATCATGGCACATATGCGCCTGTCGAAGCGGCCGTGCGGCTTCACCACCGGGTGGTGTTCATCCATCCGTTTGCGAATGGCAATGGGCGCCATGCCCGCATCCTAGCGGACGCCATGCTTGAGAAGCTCTACGGCGTCGATCCGATCAATTGGACCGCCGGGGCGGATCTGCTGAAAATGAACGAAAGGCGGGCGGCTTATATCTCGGCATTGAAGGCAGCCGACCGGCACGACATTGGTCCGCTGCTGACTTTTGTCGGACTGGCAGGGCGGCAACAGTCGTGA
- a CDS encoding O-linked GlcNAc transferase, whose amino-acid sequence MTAPAVSVAGAVFGTIGALAAFPLRLAAREVERQHGQLRRGITRRTTHVVFGRTLLAKAGPTKNGDAGIERRVAAERAAGRVLISENGFLRLLGLMKAPEASSLSRQSLIDQSRLSGADLDLLSLFDAFEHDCEPYSFRDLILARKYAGLVAGGATWGAIARSVHRSGPVASLTAKSLNVGSQHGRPNAIYLEGGQSELDGQLLFDLGAAAQGDDTLEELFAEAEAAEEQGDHEGAAALYQRCLAIDPSDAIAAFNRANCLRAGGHAADAAHDYARAIKLDSAFVEAWFNLAGLMSEQGRDASARKHLQKAIALDKNYADPVFNLARLEFDAGNLPEARRLWVRYLELDADSEWADVAAKGVQFVDMQLTRKSVS is encoded by the coding sequence ATGACGGCACCGGCGGTCTCGGTCGCAGGGGCCGTTTTCGGTACCATCGGCGCGCTGGCGGCGTTTCCCTTGCGGCTCGCCGCACGCGAGGTCGAGCGTCAGCACGGCCAGCTGAGGCGCGGCATCACAAGGCGCACGACACATGTCGTGTTCGGCCGGACGTTGCTGGCCAAGGCAGGACCGACGAAAAACGGCGATGCCGGGATCGAGCGCCGTGTCGCCGCCGAGCGCGCGGCGGGGCGCGTGCTGATCAGCGAGAACGGTTTTTTGCGCCTGCTCGGCCTGATGAAAGCGCCGGAGGCGTCGTCCCTGTCGCGGCAATCGCTGATCGATCAATCGCGGCTGTCGGGCGCCGACCTCGACCTGCTGTCGCTGTTCGATGCGTTCGAGCATGACTGCGAACCCTATTCCTTCCGCGACCTGATCCTGGCGCGCAAATATGCCGGGCTGGTGGCCGGCGGCGCGACCTGGGGCGCGATCGCGCGCTCCGTGCATCGCTCCGGCCCGGTTGCCTCGCTCACCGCCAAGTCGCTCAATGTCGGCTCGCAGCACGGCCGCCCCAACGCGATCTATCTCGAAGGCGGCCAGAGCGAGCTCGACGGGCAGTTGCTGTTCGATCTGGGTGCTGCCGCACAAGGCGACGACACGCTGGAAGAGCTGTTCGCCGAGGCGGAAGCGGCGGAAGAGCAGGGCGATCATGAAGGTGCTGCGGCACTTTACCAGCGCTGCCTCGCCATCGACCCCAGCGACGCCATCGCTGCCTTCAACCGCGCCAACTGCCTGCGCGCCGGCGGCCATGCTGCGGATGCCGCGCATGATTATGCCAGGGCGATAAAGCTCGATTCCGCCTTTGTCGAAGCCTGGTTCAATCTCGCCGGTCTGATGAGCGAGCAGGGCCGCGACGCCTCGGCGCGAAAGCACCTGCAGAAGGCGATCGCGCTCGACAAGAATTATGCCGATCCGGTGTTCAATCTGGCGCGGCTGGAATTCGATGCCGGCAATCTGCCGGAAGCGCGGCGGCTGTGGGTGCGGTATCTGGAACTCGACGCGGATAGCGAATGGGCTGACGTGGCGGCCAAGGGCGTGCAGTTCGTGGATATGCAGCTGACACGGAAGTCCGTTTCCTGA
- a CDS encoding WD40 repeat-containing protein produces MNNWADRLFAVLLLAAALACLARIYPLLSGGTFVWSGASHAWRDPASLRLAALLVAALACLLGALLFWAGLLPGRPAHMAGAPLFGRAAEVQEIGRPGLRKIFFVLPLIVLAALAVDRFGPWGGGEIASQPNEPKAAEPKGGEPKPSEPKLAEPKPAEPKNQDVASAPPTPEPATPPAPPAPPDPPPVAANPPVAPVPPAPPAAAPTPIAPPEVAVIPPATVAPLPPPPPAAPTQPDGHRDAVVWLSVAPDGRSIMSASTDHVIKLWDIGGKHLIRNLGVHKDMARTALYMPDGVSALTGGDDGEIVLRKLADGAVLHVFQSGQNGGVRQLAISPDGKRAVSGHDTGNVIVWDLVNNSVLHVLTGHDWSVSAVAVSPDGRQALSGSIDGTLNLWDIESGKLLRSWHGHEQGTYGAAFTADGHHLITGSGDLTIKVWDLDSGREVRRFEGHEGTVYTLALSGDGKRLLSGSLDGTARLWDMETGNQIAMFDSQTGPIYAVAFAPDGTVLTGGYDRTIRDWPAAGGDGAVLFAGAPG; encoded by the coding sequence ATGAACAACTGGGCTGACAGGCTGTTTGCGGTTCTGCTTCTGGCTGCCGCCTTGGCCTGCCTGGCGCGCATCTACCCGCTGCTGAGCGGCGGGACTTTCGTTTGGAGCGGCGCGTCGCATGCATGGCGGGATCCCGCCTCCTTGCGGTTGGCCGCGTTGCTGGTGGCGGCACTTGCTTGCCTGCTGGGGGCCTTGCTGTTCTGGGCCGGCCTGTTGCCGGGGCGCCCTGCGCACATGGCCGGAGCACCGCTGTTCGGCCGCGCGGCCGAAGTGCAGGAGATCGGCAGGCCCGGCCTGCGCAAGATTTTCTTCGTCTTGCCGTTGATCGTGCTGGCGGCGCTGGCCGTCGATCGGTTCGGCCCGTGGGGCGGCGGCGAGATTGCCAGCCAGCCAAACGAGCCCAAGGCAGCCGAACCCAAGGGCGGCGAGCCCAAGCCCAGTGAACCGAAACTTGCCGAACCCAAACCGGCTGAACCGAAGAACCAGGATGTCGCCAGCGCGCCGCCGACCCCGGAGCCGGCAACGCCGCCAGCTCCGCCGGCGCCGCCCGATCCGCCGCCGGTAGCCGCCAACCCGCCGGTCGCGCCGGTGCCGCCTGCGCCGCCCGCGGCCGCGCCAACGCCCATTGCCCCGCCGGAGGTCGCGGTCATCCCGCCGGCCACGGTGGCGCCATTGCCGCCACCGCCGCCGGCGGCGCCGACGCAGCCCGACGGCCATCGCGACGCGGTCGTCTGGCTTTCGGTGGCGCCGGACGGCCGATCGATCATGAGCGCCAGCACAGACCATGTGATCAAGCTGTGGGACATTGGCGGCAAGCACCTGATCCGCAACCTCGGCGTCCACAAGGACATGGCGCGCACCGCGCTCTATATGCCCGACGGCGTCAGCGCGCTGACGGGCGGCGACGATGGCGAGATCGTGCTGCGCAAACTTGCCGATGGCGCCGTGCTGCATGTCTTCCAGTCCGGCCAGAATGGCGGCGTCAGGCAGCTGGCGATCAGCCCGGACGGCAAGCGCGCCGTCAGCGGACACGACACCGGCAATGTCATCGTCTGGGACCTCGTCAACAATTCCGTGCTGCATGTGCTGACCGGGCACGACTGGTCGGTCAGCGCGGTCGCCGTCTCGCCCGATGGCAGGCAAGCGCTCAGCGGCAGCATCGACGGCACGCTGAATCTCTGGGACATCGAAAGCGGCAAGCTGCTGCGCAGCTGGCATGGGCACGAGCAAGGTACCTATGGCGCGGCGTTCACCGCCGACGGGCACCATCTGATCACCGGCAGCGGCGACCTGACAATCAAGGTGTGGGATCTCGACAGCGGCCGCGAGGTGAGGCGTTTCGAAGGCCATGAAGGCACGGTCTATACGCTGGCGCTGTCGGGCGACGGCAAGCGCCTGCTGTCGGGTTCGCTCGATGGCACGGCGCGGCTGTGGGACATGGAAACCGGCAACCAGATCGCCATGTTCGACAGCCAGACCGGCCCGATCTACGCCGTGGCCTTCGCTCCAGACGGCACGGTGCTGACCGGCGGCTACGACCGCACCATCAGGGATTGGCCGGCGGCGGGAGGGGATGGTGCGGTGCTGTTTGCCGGCGCGCCGGGGTGA
- a CDS encoding glutathione S-transferase domain-containing protein: protein MTEYTPPKVWTWNKANGGAFASINRPIAGPTHDKELPVGKHPLQLYSLATPNGVKVTVMLEELLARGHKGAEYDAWLIRINDGDQFGSGFVEVNPNSKIPALMDRSGATPVRIFESGSILVYLAEKFGEFLPTEQPARAEVLSWLFWQMGSAPYLGGGFGHFYAYAPQKFEYAIDRFAMETKRQLDVLDRRLAETEYLGGKDYTIADMAVWPWYGGLALGRMYNDSGEFLSVQEYKHVQRWAKAIDERPAVKRGRMVNRAFGEPAMQLHERHDASDFDTNTQDKLAAE, encoded by the coding sequence ATGACAGAATACACCCCGCCGAAAGTATGGACCTGGAACAAGGCAAATGGCGGCGCCTTTGCCAGCATCAACCGGCCGATCGCCGGACCGACGCATGACAAGGAATTGCCCGTCGGCAAGCATCCGCTGCAGCTCTATTCGCTGGCGACACCGAATGGCGTCAAGGTGACGGTCATGCTGGAAGAGCTTCTGGCGCGCGGCCACAAGGGCGCCGAATACGACGCCTGGCTCATCAGGATCAACGATGGCGACCAGTTCGGCAGCGGCTTCGTCGAGGTCAATCCCAACTCCAAGATCCCCGCCCTGATGGACCGCAGCGGCGCGACGCCGGTGCGCATCTTTGAATCCGGCTCGATCCTGGTCTATCTCGCCGAAAAATTCGGCGAATTCCTGCCCACCGAACAACCGGCGCGCGCCGAAGTCCTGTCCTGGCTGTTCTGGCAGATGGGCTCGGCGCCGTATCTGGGCGGCGGCTTCGGCCATTTCTATGCCTATGCGCCGCAGAAATTCGAATACGCCATCGACCGCTTCGCCATGGAAACCAAACGGCAGCTCGACGTGCTCGACCGCCGGCTGGCCGAGACGGAATATCTCGGCGGCAAGGATTACACGATCGCCGACATGGCGGTGTGGCCCTGGTATGGCGGGCTGGCGCTCGGGCGCATGTACAATGATTCCGGCGAGTTCCTGTCGGTGCAGGAATACAAGCACGTTCAGCGCTGGGCGAAGGCGATCGACGAGCGGCCGGCGGTCAAGCGCGGCCGCATGGTCAACCGCGCCTTCGGCGAGCCGGCCATGCAGTTGCATGAGCGCCACGACGCCAGCGATTTCGACACGAACACGCAGGACAAGCTGGCCGCCGAATAA
- a CDS encoding isochorismatase hydrolase, whose product MSAPSLTDNAPLIVIDLQTGMFDGVHEPPIHDALAIVERTRAVIDWARRSGRKVAFIRHDGPEDDPLAPGEPGWPVWPALGQADDEPTFAKSVRDAFGNPAFGDWVAGQGAGAVVLLGAQTDFCVAATVKGAIARGLGVTVVSDAHSTLDSASESAEQIITRHNDEFAEAGVNLVTTKVLVGG is encoded by the coding sequence ATGTCAGCACCCAGCCTCACAGACAACGCGCCGCTCATCGTCATCGATCTCCAGACCGGCATGTTCGACGGCGTGCATGAGCCGCCGATCCATGATGCGCTTGCGATTGTCGAGCGCACCCGGGCAGTGATCGACTGGGCGCGGCGCAGTGGGCGCAAGGTTGCTTTCATCAGGCACGATGGACCCGAGGACGATCCGTTGGCGCCGGGTGAGCCGGGCTGGCCAGTCTGGCCAGCACTTGGCCAAGCCGACGATGAACCGACCTTCGCCAAGTCCGTACGCGATGCTTTCGGCAATCCGGCCTTTGGCGACTGGGTGGCCGGGCAGGGCGCGGGTGCGGTCGTGCTCCTCGGCGCGCAGACCGATTTTTGTGTCGCGGCAACCGTCAAGGGCGCGATCGCCAGGGGGCTCGGTGTCACCGTGGTTTCCGATGCCCACAGCACGCTGGACAGCGCCAGCGAGAGCGCTGAACAGATCATCACCCGGCACAATGACGAATTCGCCGAGGCCGGTGTCAATCTGGTGACCACGAAGGTGCTGGTTGGCGGCTGA
- a CDS encoding exodeoxyribonuclease III gives MKLATFNINNINSRLGNLLAWLAAAKPDVVCLQELKARDMQFPRTALADAGYGAVWKGEPTWNGVAILARGAEPVLTRDALPGDNADRQSRYIEAAVNGIVVACLYAPNGNPQPGPKFQYKLAWHKRLEAHAEQLLDTGLPVVLAGDYNIVPEPRDIYATRSYDDNALVQPESRAAFAALIEQGWVDALRKIYPKETLYTFWDYRRNRWPRDAGLRLDHILLPKTLARRLKGAGIDRDVRGQDGASDHAPVWVELK, from the coding sequence ATGAAACTCGCCACCTTCAACATCAACAACATCAACAGCCGGCTGGGCAATCTGCTGGCCTGGCTGGCGGCCGCCAAACCCGATGTCGTCTGCCTGCAGGAATTGAAGGCGCGCGACATGCAGTTTCCGCGCACCGCGCTGGCCGATGCCGGCTATGGCGCGGTGTGGAAGGGCGAGCCGACCTGGAACGGCGTTGCCATACTGGCGCGTGGCGCGGAGCCGGTGCTGACCCGCGATGCCTTGCCCGGCGACAATGCCGACCGGCAGAGCCGCTATATCGAGGCGGCGGTGAACGGCATCGTCGTCGCTTGTCTTTATGCGCCGAACGGCAATCCGCAGCCGGGGCCGAAATTCCAGTACAAGCTGGCCTGGCACAAGCGGCTGGAGGCGCATGCCGAACAGCTTCTCGACACCGGCCTGCCTGTGGTGCTGGCCGGCGACTACAACATCGTGCCCGAGCCGCGCGACATCTATGCCACGCGCTCCTATGACGACAACGCGCTGGTGCAGCCGGAAAGCCGCGCCGCCTTCGCCGCCCTCATCGAGCAGGGGTGGGTCGACGCGCTGCGCAAGATCTATCCGAAGGAGACGCTCTACACCTTCTGGGACTATCGCCGGAACCGCTGGCCGCGCGATGCTGGCCTCAGGCTCGACCACATATTGCTGCCGAAGACCCTCGCCCGCCGGCTGAAGGGGGCGGGTATCGACCGCGACGTGCGCGGGCAGGATGGCGCCAGCGATCATGCACCAGTGTGGGTGGAGTTGAAGTGA